Genomic DNA from Fimbriimonas ginsengisoli Gsoil 348:
TGGTACCGCCGATTTGGTAGAAGCCGGCCGGATTGCTACCGTCGTCGACGTAGACGACATAGCCGGTGTTCGGATCTGCGTCTAGGGCGACGTCCGGATTGAGCCGGAAGTTAATGTTCGTCGGTACGCCCGTTCCCTTCTGATAGGAGGGGAGGACGTTGAAGGCGGCGGCATTCGTGTTCCAGCCTCCGCCGCTGCCCGACCATCCGGTTTCGGAGGTTCGGACGCCGGCGGCAGTCGCGACCGCCGTCGTGCCACCAACCGAGAGAACTTCCGGTTCGATGTTGGGATAGAAGAAGCTGAGGTCGGTGCCCGAGTCGCCCGATGCCGCCATATAGGTGATCCCCTGGGCGCTCATCGAAAGGTGCAGGTTATGCACCGCGTTCGCGGTGCTGGAGCCAAGCTGCCACCCGTAGCTCTCGGTGATGATGTCTGCGTTGTTGTCGTTCGCCTCTTTCGTGAGGGTTCCGGTGAGGTCAACGCTGCCTGAGAGATTCCCTCCATCGTAGATGATGAGATTACAGAGGGGGGCCATCGCGAGGACCGTCTGGATATCCAGGTCGGCCTCGCCGTGGTTCGGACCATTCATTCCGCTGAGGATCGTCACCACCGAGACGTTCGAGCCGACACCGCCGGGGGGAGTCGGAAGCCCAAATTGGCTGTACTCGTGAGGAATGTTCGACAGCTTGAAGCCGTCCCAGTTGGAGATTCCCACCGTTCGGCCTTGGCCTTGTGATCCGGCGCCATAGAGCGGGGCCACGTTGTAGAGGGTTCGAAGCTGAGTAGGGGTAAGGAACGTCCTCGGCTTCGGTTTGGTGAAGTTCTCCATGCCCGAAACGTCGATGACGGCTTGCCCGACGCTAGCCGGGATCGAAGGCTCAGTCGTAAACGAGAACAAACCTCCCTCCGGAACATCGAGCGTCTTCCAAGCGAACTGGAAGATGTTAGTCTGGAACGCGGCTTCGGCCTGCGCGACGGTGGCGTCCGCCATGATCGATAGCCGGTTCTTACCGACTAGCCGGATCTTCATTCCTTGGGAGGTCAGGTAGTCGGCGACCTTTTGAACGTTTGCGGCCGAGACACCGAATCGCTGGCCGACCTGCTCAGGGGTGATGAAGTGCCGGTACTCGGGACTCTTCGGGTTCGAAACCTCGTCGACGAAGTTTTGCATTCCGGCGGCGTCGCCGTAGGGCAAGCTCACCGTGAGGTGCAGCATCTTATCTGAAGCGGCATGGCCGATCGGCATAGCCCGAGAGATCCCTTCGGGCTCGGACATGGGAACTGGGAGTCTACGCGTGGGCGTCTGCTGCGCCATCAGCGGCAGCGATAGCCCCAGTAGCGCGGGGACTAGAAATGAACGGCGATGAATCATGGTATTTCTACGGGCAAATGGGCGACGGAATAGCTTCGCTCATTGTACGGCCTACGCCGCATGAAACAGCAGTTTTACTAGTGCGCGTTAGTCCTTTATCCCCTAATTTCGGCATCGTAATCCCACTTAAACGTGAGAACGGGCGGAGGCTTTGACCTCCGCCCGTTCCCAATCCCGAATCGCAACCAACTCTAGTGGGTTACGGTCAGGGTTGCCGTCTTACTGATCGCGGCCAGCGTCGCGGTAATCGTGACCGAGGTGGAGGCCGCTACCGCCTTCGGCTTGAAGGAGAACGTGGCCGTCGTCGCACCGGTCAAGACGTTTACCGTCGTGGGAACGGTCACCACCGTTCCATTGGAACTGGCCAACGACACCGTTCTCACGTTTGGCCCGGCCGGACCGTTGAGCGTGATCGTACCGGTCACCGCGTTAACCCCGTTGCCAAGCACGGAGGTGGGGTTAAGGGTGATCGACACAAGCGTTGCCGCCTGAACGGTGACCGCGGCGCTCTTATTGCCATTGAAGGAGCCCAGGATGCTCACGGCCGTGTCCGCGGCCACCGGCATCGTCGTCAACGTTGCCGTTGCGGTCTTACTTCCCGCCGGGATCGTTAGGGTCGTCACCGCGAACTTGGCGACGCTTGGCAGATTCGTCGAGATTGAGACCACCGCTCCGGCCGGACCGGCAGGCGAGGTAAGCGTCGCCGTAACGACCGGCGAGTTGACTCCGCCCAAGGCCGTCGCCAGGCTGGAGGTCATCGAAGCGAGCGCCGCTTTGTTGATCGTCAACGTTGCCGGTTTCGATACCCCGGCGTACGTGGCGGTTACCGTCAACGTCTTGGCCACATCGACCGCCTTGGAATTCACCGTGACCGTGCCGCTGGTCGACCCGGCGGGGATGGTGACGGTAGCGGAAGAGAGCGTAGCCAATGTGGCGTCGGAGAGCGAGATCGCCACCGAAATTCCGCCCGTCGGAGCCGGGCCGGCGAGGGTTACGGTACCCACCGAAGCGGTTCCTCCGAAAACGGTGGCCGGGTTGAGAGAGAACGCGCTGAGCCGGGTCGCGAGACTCGTGAACGGGGCGGTCTTACTCTTGCCGCCGCTGGTGGCGGTAATCGTGGCCGCCGTGGACGCGGTGACCACTTGAGGCGTTACCGGGAACGTCGCGGTGGTTGCGCCTTGCGCAATCGTGACACTTGCCGGCACCGTAGCGGCTGCGGTGTTACTTGAAGTCAACGCGACGGCCAGTCCGCCGGCGGGAGCCGCAATATCCACCGTAACCGTTCCGGTACCACCGGTGGCGCTGCCTCCCACGGCGCTTGCCGGGGCGATGGCGAGCGCGGTGGGGACGGGGGTGGTCACCGTCAAAGGGCACGTCGCCGAGCTGTTGCTCTTCGAGGCGGTTAAGGTAACCGTTTTCAGAGCCCCGACTGCCTTCGTCGTGACGGCGAAGGTTCCGGTCGTCGCTCCGGCGGCGATGGTGATCGAACCCGGCACGGTAACCGCTGAATCTGAAGAAGCGAGGGTCACTACGTCGCCGCCGGTCAAAGCCGGTTTGGTTAGGGTAACCGTTCCGGTTACCGCCGTGGCCGAGCCACCTTCCACCGTCGTGGGCGCCACCGTCACGGTACTCACCTTGGGGAAGTTCGCCACCTTGGTTACGAAAGCGTCGAAATTCATCGCACCCCAACCGGTGACGAAGTCCCAGCCGGCTTTCGCGGTCGACGTCTGACCGTTCGGCAGAGTGCCGTTGGCCCCGGTGAGGATATCGAAGAAGACCGAGCTGTCTCCGTTATAGGAGTAGATCAGGTCTTGAATCCGGCCGAAGCGCTTCTTGCCGGCGGCGTTAGCCGGAAGGGAACCGAGGGCAATTAACCGCTGCTCGGCATCGGCCAACGCCCCTGCAAAGGTCGGCGATGCGCCGCTGGTACCGCCAATTTGGTAGAAGCCCGCGGGGTGGACCCCATCATCCAAGAACACCACGTAACCGGTATTCGGATCGGCGTCGAGGGCCAGATCCGGATTGAGCCGGAAGTTGATGTTCGTCGGGACCCCAGTTCCTTTTTGGTAAGCCGGAAGCACGTTGAAGGCGGCGGCATTCGTGTTCCAGCCTCCGCCGCTGCCCGACCATCCCGTCTCCGAGGTACGGACGCCGGCCGCGGTCGCCACCGCCGTCGTTCCACCCACGGAAAGAACTTCCGGTTCGATGTTGGGATAGAAGAAGCTAAGGTCGGTGCCCGAGTCGCCGGAGGCCGCCATATAGGTGATCCCCTGAGCGCTCATCGAAAGGTGCAGGTTGTGGACGGCAGTCGCAGTGCTGCTCCCCAATTGCCACCCGTAGCTCTCCGTGATGATGTCGGCGTTGTTGTCGTTCGCTTCCTTCGTGAGAGTGCCGGTGAGGTTTACGCCGGTATGGAGGTTCCCCCCGTCGTAAATGATGAGGTTGCAAAGCGGGGACATGGCGAGAACCGTCTGGATGTCTAGGTCCGCCTCCCCGTCGTTCGGCCCATTCATGCCGCTGAGGATAGTCACCACGGAAACGTTGGACCCGACGCCCCCCGCTGGGGTAGGAAGTGCAAACTGGGTGTACTCGTGGGGAATGTTCGACAGCTTGAATCCGTCCCAGCTAGAGACTCCGACCGTGCGACCCTGGCCTTGCGAGCCGCCACTGTAGAGCGGGGCCACGCCGTAGAGGGTTCGAAGCTGGGTGGGGGTTAGGAACGTCCTCGGCTTGGGCCGGGTGAAGTTCTCCATGCCGGAGATGTCGATGACTAACGGCGCGACCGACGCCGGCAACGAGGGCTCGGTGGTAAACGAGTAAAGGCCCCCGGCGGGCACATCCAGCGTGTTCCAGGCGAACTGGCTGATGTTGGTCTGGAACGCCGCCTCCGCCTGCGCGACGGTGGCGTCCGCCATGATCGACAGCCGGTTCTTGCCCACCAGTTGAATCTTCATTCCCTGGGAGGTCAGGTAGTCGGCGACTTTCTGAACGTTCGCCGCTGAAACGCCGAAGCGCTGGCCGACCTGCTCGGGAGTGATGAAGTGCCGGTACTCCGGGCTCTTCGGATTCGAAACATCGTCGACGAAGCTTTGCATTCCCGCGGCGTCGCCGTAGGGCAAGCTCACGGTGAGGTGCAACGTCCTGTCCGAAGCGGCGTGGCCGATCGGTATCGCGCGGGATATCCCCTCGGGCTCGGACATGGGAACGGCGATTCGGCGCGTGGGCGTCTGCTGCGCCATCAACGGCAGCGATAGCCCCAGCAGTGCTGGGAGGAGGAGGGCTCTGCGGTGAATCATGGCTCGACAAAAAGGAAGGCAAACCGACAAAGAGACTTCCCGCATTGTACGGCCTCGTAGGGTCGATTTCTGCCTCGCCAGGCCTCTCGCTAGTCCTTTATCCTTTCAAATCGCATGAACCACTAAGGTGCGAGACGCCTTAGCGATCGAGCGTGAAGTAGGTCTCGAAGATGCACCCGCTCGAATCCTTGGTGTGGAACTTCTCGGGGTTGCCGTGGAGGTACTTGCTGTGGCCGTCTAGGAAGGTAAAGCTCCCCCCGTCGCTCTTGTGCCGGAACTGAGACTCGCACCCGAATTTCTCCACCACGCGTGTGCCCGCCGTGTTCACCGCCGTAAACGCGTCGCCGATGTTCGCCGTCCGCGCCGTCTCCACGACCTCGCTTAAGTTCTCCGTCTTGTACTCGTAGTTGCTGGAGTCGTAGTTATACGTCCACCCGCTGCCGGGATAGTTCGCATACGGCTGGCTTTCCGAGTTCACCCCTGGGTCGCAAGACCAGTAGATCGAGTGCTTGGCGATCCCGTAGTTCGATAAATACTTGCCCCCTTGCGGCGGGAGGGTGCCTCCCCAACCGCTTCCCGACGATCCGTCGCCGTCGCACGCCGCGTCATCCATCGCCTTCTTCAGGTTCCCCTCGGAGAAACTGGGACAAAAGAGGATTTGCGAG
This window encodes:
- a CDS encoding prepilin-type N-terminal cleavage/methylation domain-containing protein; this encodes MRRAFTLIELLVVIAIIAILAAILFPVFAQAKEAAKQTACLSNTKQLGVSQLLYSNDADDTVIPSNTARDQDGDPQLAPLADQIAGSWTNSIQPYIKNSQILFCPSFSEGNLKKAMDDAACDGDGSSGSGWGGTLPPQGGKYLSNYGIAKHSIYWSCDPGVNSESQPYANYPGSGWTYNYDSSNYEYKTENLSEVVETARTANIGDAFTAVNTAGTRVVEKFGCESQFRHKSDGGSFTFLDGHSKYLHGNPEKFHTKDSSGCIFETYFTLDR
- a CDS encoding S53 family peptidase; this translates as MIHRRALLLPALLGLSLPLMAQQTPTRRIAVPMSEPEGISRAIPIGHAASDRTLHLTVSLPYGDAAGMQSFVDDVSNPKSPEYRHFITPEQVGQRFGVSAANVQKVADYLTSQGMKIQLVGKNRLSIMADATVAQAEAAFQTNISQFAWNTLDVPAGGLYSFTTEPSLPASVAPLVIDISGMENFTRPKPRTFLTPTQLRTLYGVAPLYSGGSQGQGRTVGVSSWDGFKLSNIPHEYTQFALPTPAGGVGSNVSVVTILSGMNGPNDGEADLDIQTVLAMSPLCNLIIYDGGNLHTGVNLTGTLTKEANDNNADIITESYGWQLGSSTATAVHNLHLSMSAQGITYMAASGDSGTDLSFFYPNIEPEVLSVGGTTAVATAAGVRTSETGWSGSGGGWNTNAAAFNVLPAYQKGTGVPTNINFRLNPDLALDADPNTGYVVFLDDGVHPAGFYQIGGTSGASPTFAGALADAEQRLIALGSLPANAAGKKRFGRIQDLIYSYNGDSSVFFDILTGANGTLPNGQTSTAKAGWDFVTGWGAMNFDAFVTKVANFPKVSTVTVAPTTVEGGSATAVTGTVTLTKPALTGGDVVTLASSDSAVTVPGSITIAAGATTGTFAVTTKAVGALKTVTLTASKSNSSATCPLTVTTPVPTALAIAPASAVGGSATGGTGTVTVDIAAPAGGLAVALTSSNTAAATVPASVTIAQGATTATFPVTPQVVTASTAATITATSGGKSKTAPFTSLATRLSAFSLNPATVFGGTASVGTVTLAGPAPTGGISVAISLSDATLATLSSATVTIPAGSTSGTVTVNSKAVDVAKTLTVTATYAGVSKPATLTINKAALASMTSSLATALGGVNSPVVTATLTSPAGPAGAVVSISTNLPSVAKFAVTTLTIPAGSKTATATLTTMPVAADTAVSILGSFNGNKSAAVTVQAATLVSITLNPTSVLGNGVNAVTGTITLNGPAGPNVRTVSLASSNGTVVTVPTTVNVLTGATTATFSFKPKAVAASTSVTITATLAAISKTATLTVTH